A stretch of the Panicum virgatum strain AP13 chromosome 9N, P.virgatum_v5, whole genome shotgun sequence genome encodes the following:
- the LOC120688730 gene encoding transcription factor bHLH25-like yields the protein MEDTSLFIKCATNALQHEQRPPGLAAADLDFSEATFPSLQALREASHAAEMVQELITGGVHAPNSWSSGGGAASWTFGATFAQPGSNGLRGLPDLGHGAPLPTRKAGVGSMSASYAQDHIIAERKRREKINQRFIELSTVIPGLKKMDKATILSDATRYVKELQEKLKDVEAGASSGRSIETRLVLVKRPCLHDEAAADDDGSQRSASPGTPTASKELPEIEVRFSEKNVMVRVHCEKSKGVVVKVLTEIEDLQLTVVHANVMLFSACTLIIAITAKASFFIPFYLMTNHLSRLTVIVPC from the exons ATGGAGGACACGAGCCTGTTCATCAAGTGCGCGACGAACGCGCTGCAGCACGAGCAGCGGCCGCCTGGACTAGCCGCCGCCGACCTTGACTTCAGCGAGGCTACCTTCCCCTCGCTCCAAGCGCTCCGCGAGGCGTCGCACGCAGCCGAGATGGTCCAGGAGCTGATCACGGGCGGCGTCCACGCACCAAACAgctggagctccggcggcggcgcggcgagctggACCTTCGGCGCCACCTTCGCGCAGCCTGGCAGCAACGGCCTTCGCGGCCTGCCGGATCTGGGGCACGGGGCGCCGCTGCCAACGAGGAAAGCCGGCGTGGGATCCATGTCGGCGTCGTACGCGCAGGACCACATCATCGCAGAACGGAAGCGGCGAGAGAAGATCAACCAGCGGTTCATCGAGCTCTCCACTGTTATCCCCGGCCTCAAGAAG ATGGACAAGGCGACGATCCTTTCGGACGCGACAAGGTACGTGAAGGAGCTCCAAGAGAAGCTCAAAGACGTGGAAGCCGGCGCGAGCAGCGGCAGGAGCATCGAGACCCGCCTGGTGCTCGTCAAGAGGCCATGCCTCCAtgacgaggccgcggcggacgACGATGGCTCCCAGCGGTCGGCGTCGCCTGGCACACCGACGGCGAGTAAAGAGCTACCGGAGATCGAGGTCCGCTTCTCCGAGAAGAACGTGATGGTGAGGGTTCACTGTGAGAAGAGCAAGGGGGTGGTCGTCAAGGTGCTCACCGAGATCGAGGACCTCCAACTCACCGTCGTCCATGCCAATGTTATGCTGTTCTCCGCTTGTACTCTGATTATAGCCATCACGGCCAAGGCAAGTTTTTTCATCCCCTTTTATTTGATGACTAATCATCTGTCGCGTCTGACCGTAATTGTACCATGCTAA